CTGACTGGCCAGGCTGTAGTAGAGCGAGAACGCCATGTTCCAGGCCTGCGACGTGAAGATCGCGAAGATCGCCGCGCACTCCAGTCCCATCTCCGATCCGGGAAACAGGGCGATGAACGGTGTCACGGTGATCGACAGGAAGCCGAGGACCGGGACCGACTGCAGGATGTCGAGGATCGGCAGCAACACGGCGCGCGCCCGGCGTGAGCGTGCCGCGGCCACCGCGAAGACGAAGGTGAAGATCAGCGAGGCGAGCAGGCCGATGAACATGCGGAGCAGCGATCGCGCCGCGTAGTACGGCAGCTTCGCCGGGTCGGTGTCGATGGTGCCGGAGGCGTTTCCCAGGTCGACGTGGGCGTTCATTCCCTTGCCGACTTCGATGAGCACCCAGATCAGCGCGATCGCACCGAGGATCACGACGATGTCGGCGGCGATGGTGCGTAGGGTACGGCGGCGCGCGCCGCCGCCGACAGCGAGCAGCGGCGACCGGCCCACACGGGGTCCGAGAGTGGACAGTTGACGTGCCATGGGAGATTCCTCTCGAGAGCACCACCGGGCCGCCCGCGCGGGGCGACGAGGCCCGGCGATCGGACACGACCGGATGGACCCGGCGGACTCGCGAACGAGCCGGCCGTGGCCTCGGCGGCGGTGAAAAAGGGGGTTCGGTTCAGATCAGGCGCACACGGCCGGGCGACGACGGATCGCGTCGCCCGGCTGCTGACTGTTTCCCTCGGGCATCGCTCACCTCCGACGAGTCGGCCGGCGCCGGGAGGAGACGGCCGCCCGATGCGGCCCGCGGATGCCCCTCCACGTTCGACCTTCGGCACTTCGCGGCGTGAACCCTCTCAGGTAGCCAATCGGGAACCACCCTTAATCCGGATGGCTCTGTCCTGACCCGGAGCGTCTCTCGACGGTTGGGGTCGCTGGCTTGTGTCCGCGAAGGAGCCTCAGCTAACGATTGGCACCTTGCAGGTCCAAAATGGCACCGATCCCGCGATCGCGCAAGTCGGCGCCGACGGCCCGGCCGTCCCGGTGCCTGCGGGAACAGACAAACGGAACACATCCGCCGTCGTGCCGGCGGCGTCGCCGCGGTGAAATCTCGGCCGTTCCCCTGCGCCCCACCGACCTGCGCGTCAAGCTGACACGGCAGGACATCGATAGATCGGCGACGCTGCCGCGGCGCCGCGCACTGGGAGGCCAGATGTCAGAAGAGAAGTTCACCGCCGCCGTCGTCACGCGGCTCGGCGCACCGCTGGAGATCACCGAGATCGAACGGCCGGTACCGGGTCCGGGCCAGGCCCTGGTCAAGCTGGAGACGTCCGGGGTGTGCCACACCGACCTCCACGCCGCGCAGGGCGACTGGCCGGTCAAACCGTCGCCACCGTTCGTGCCCGGCCACGAGGGCTACGGCACGGTGGTGGCCGTCGGACCGGGCGTCACCGAACTTCACGTCGGCGACAAGGTCGGCAACGCCTGGCTCTGGTCGGCGTGCGGCCACTGTGAGTACTGCCGTTCCGGCTGGGAGACGCTGTGCGAGTCGCAGGTCAACGGCGGCTACGGCATCGACGGCTCGTTCGGCGAGTACATGCTGGTCGACGAGCGGTTCGCGGCGCGGATCCCGGACGGCTGCGACCCGGTCGAGGTGGCGCCGATCCTCTGCGCCGGCGTCACCGTCTACAAGGGCCTGAAGATGTCCGACGTCCGCCCCGGCCAGTGGATGGTGATCTCCGGCGTCGGCGGCCTCGGCCACGTCGCCGTCCAGTACGCCCGGGCGATGGGCATGCGGGTCGCCGCCGTCGACGTGCACGACGACAAACTCGATCTGGCCCGCGAACTCGGCGCCGAGGTGACTGCCAACGCGGCGACCCAGGACCCGGTCGCGGTGATCCAGGAGCAGACCGGCGGCGCTCACGGCGTGCTCGTCACCGCGGTCAGCCCGCCCGCGTTCGCCCAGGCGATCGGCATGGCGCGCCGCCGCGGCACCATCGTCCTGGTCGGACTCCCGCCCGGCGACTTCCCCACCCCGATCTTCGACGTGGTGCTCAAAGCGCTCACCATCCGCGGCTCGATCGTGGGCACCCGGCAGGACATGGTCGAGGCCCTGGACTTCTACGCCCGCGGCCTGATCAAGCCGACCGTCGCCACCGCCCGCCTGGAGGACATCAACGGCGTCTTCGAGCGACTGGAGAACGGCGACATCGAGGGCCGGATCGTCATCGACTACCGGTGATCGCGACACCGTCGTATCTGTCGGTCGGCGACCAACAGATACGACGGTGTCGGGACGGTTGACAGCCGCCGCCCGGAGGAGCGAGAAAGCGCGCCGCTACTTCGCGGCGGCGTCGACGACGGTCAGCGTCGTCAGGT
The nucleotide sequence above comes from Gordonia sp. PP30. Encoded proteins:
- the adhP gene encoding alcohol dehydrogenase AdhP, with the translated sequence MSEEKFTAAVVTRLGAPLEITEIERPVPGPGQALVKLETSGVCHTDLHAAQGDWPVKPSPPFVPGHEGYGTVVAVGPGVTELHVGDKVGNAWLWSACGHCEYCRSGWETLCESQVNGGYGIDGSFGEYMLVDERFAARIPDGCDPVEVAPILCAGVTVYKGLKMSDVRPGQWMVISGVGGLGHVAVQYARAMGMRVAAVDVHDDKLDLARELGAEVTANAATQDPVAVIQEQTGGAHGVLVTAVSPPAFAQAIGMARRRGTIVLVGLPPGDFPTPIFDVVLKALTIRGSIVGTRQDMVEALDFYARGLIKPTVATARLEDINGVFERLENGDIEGRIVIDYR